Proteins encoded in a region of the Saccharothrix ecbatanensis genome:
- a CDS encoding HD domain-containing protein yields the protein MDFFTPPDSKAAATALDVCHEYAEPWLLNHSLRAYAWAVVHAASADIPHDGELLYVAALLHDLALTPPFDSHTMPFEEAGGHLAWVFAAGAGWGRVRRDRLAEVIVLHMRDDVSADEDPESHLLQVAVTADVSGGGLDRFTEQIKDDVVTRFPRLGFAEAFLKRADDQAARKPGCAVAGLMGTGWADRVLANPLDARGR from the coding sequence GTGGACTTCTTCACCCCGCCTGATTCCAAGGCCGCCGCCACGGCGCTCGACGTGTGCCACGAGTACGCCGAGCCGTGGCTGCTGAACCACTCGTTGCGCGCCTACGCGTGGGCCGTCGTGCACGCGGCCTCCGCCGACATCCCCCACGACGGCGAGCTGCTCTACGTCGCCGCGCTCCTGCACGACCTCGCGCTCACCCCGCCGTTCGACAGCCACACCATGCCGTTCGAGGAGGCGGGCGGCCACCTGGCGTGGGTGTTCGCGGCCGGCGCCGGCTGGGGACGGGTGCGGCGGGACCGGTTGGCCGAGGTCATCGTGCTGCACATGCGCGACGACGTGTCGGCGGACGAGGACCCGGAGAGCCACCTGTTGCAGGTCGCGGTCACCGCCGACGTGTCCGGCGGCGGGTTGGACCGCTTCACCGAGCAGATCAAGGACGACGTGGTGACCCGCTTCCCCCGGCTCGGGTTCGCCGAGGCGTTCCTGAAGCGGGCCGACGACCAGGCCGCCCGGAAACCGGGCTGCGCGGTGGCCGGCCTGATGGGCACCGGGTGGGCGGATCGGGTGCTGGCCAACCCGCTGGACGCCCGCGGCAGGTGA
- a CDS encoding NADPH-dependent 2,4-dienoyl-CoA reductase, with protein sequence MTAYPNLLKPLDLGFTTLPNRVLMGSMHTGNEDRAKDFDKLAAYFAERAGGGVGLMVTGGFSPNRAGSLYPFSSKLTTHREARNHRTITQAVHDNGGRIALQLLHAGRYGYHPFTVSASALKSPISKFRPRALSDRGVMAQIDAFARATALAREADYDGVEIMGSEGYFINQFLAPRTNKRTDRWGGTPENRRRIAVEVVRRCREAAGPDFILIYRLSMIDLVEDGQTWDEVVALGQEVEAAGATIINTGIGWHEARVPTIVTSVPRAAFTNVTAKLRPHVGIPVVTSNRINMPQVAEEVLARGDADMISMARPFLADPEWVRKAETGRSDEINTCIACNQACLDHTFALKKATCMVNPRAGNETTLQLLPTRRAKRVAVVGAGPAGLAAATSLAERGHAVELFEADDDIGGQFAIARRIPGKEEFAETIRYYRRRIELTGVKLHLNRKADADTLADFDEVVLATGVTPRLPGIPGVERALSYVDVVKHGAKVGDRVAVIGAGGIGVDVTEFLTHTSLDLDGWRAEWGVTDPEEGRGGVTAPKPAKPARQVFLLQRKSSKIGKGLGKTTGWVHRAALAAKGVEQLTGVNYERIDERGVHISFGPKRERARVLEVDTVVVCAGQESVRDLVDVLTERGVVTHVIGGADVAAELDAKRAIDQGTRLAATI encoded by the coding sequence ATGACCGCGTACCCGAACCTGCTCAAGCCCCTGGACCTTGGCTTCACCACCCTCCCCAACCGCGTCCTCATGGGCTCCATGCACACCGGCAACGAAGACCGCGCAAAGGACTTCGACAAGCTCGCCGCCTACTTCGCCGAACGGGCAGGCGGCGGTGTCGGGCTCATGGTCACCGGCGGCTTCTCCCCCAACCGGGCGGGTTCGCTGTACCCGTTCTCCTCCAAGCTCACCACCCACCGCGAAGCGCGCAACCACCGCACCATCACCCAAGCGGTACACGACAACGGCGGCAGGATCGCGCTCCAACTGCTCCACGCCGGCCGCTACGGCTACCACCCGTTCACCGTGTCCGCCTCCGCCCTCAAGTCTCCGATCAGCAAGTTCCGCCCACGCGCGCTGTCCGACCGAGGCGTGATGGCGCAGATCGACGCGTTCGCCCGAGCCACCGCGCTCGCCCGCGAAGCCGACTACGACGGCGTCGAGATCATGGGCTCCGAGGGCTACTTCATCAACCAGTTCCTCGCGCCCCGCACCAACAAGCGCACCGACCGCTGGGGCGGCACCCCGGAGAACCGACGCCGCATCGCGGTCGAGGTCGTGCGGCGCTGCCGTGAGGCGGCCGGGCCGGACTTCATCCTCATCTACCGCCTCTCGATGATCGACCTGGTCGAGGACGGCCAGACGTGGGACGAGGTGGTCGCGCTCGGCCAGGAGGTCGAGGCCGCCGGCGCGACGATCATCAACACCGGCATCGGCTGGCACGAGGCACGGGTCCCGACGATCGTCACCTCGGTGCCCCGGGCGGCGTTCACGAACGTCACCGCGAAGCTGCGCCCGCACGTCGGCATCCCCGTGGTCACCTCGAACCGCATCAACATGCCGCAGGTCGCCGAGGAGGTGCTGGCTCGCGGTGACGCGGACATGATCTCGATGGCCCGCCCGTTCCTGGCCGACCCCGAATGGGTGCGCAAGGCGGAGACCGGCCGGTCGGACGAGATCAACACGTGCATCGCGTGCAACCAGGCGTGTCTGGACCACACGTTCGCGCTGAAGAAGGCGACCTGCATGGTCAACCCGCGCGCGGGCAACGAGACCACGCTCCAGCTGCTCCCGACCCGCCGTGCCAAGCGGGTCGCGGTGGTCGGCGCGGGTCCGGCGGGGCTCGCGGCGGCGACGTCGCTGGCCGAACGGGGGCACGCGGTGGAGCTGTTCGAGGCGGACGACGACATCGGCGGCCAGTTCGCCATCGCCCGGCGCATCCCCGGCAAGGAGGAGTTCGCCGAGACGATCCGCTACTACCGGCGGCGGATCGAGCTGACCGGCGTGAAGCTGCACCTCAACCGGAAAGCCGACGCGGACACCCTCGCCGACTTCGACGAGGTCGTCCTCGCCACCGGCGTGACACCGCGGCTCCCCGGAATCCCCGGCGTGGAGCGCGCGCTGTCCTATGTGGACGTGGTTAAGCACGGTGCGAAGGTCGGCGACCGGGTCGCGGTGATCGGCGCGGGCGGCATCGGGGTGGACGTCACCGAGTTCCTCACCCACACCTCCCTCGACTTGGACGGGTGGCGGGCCGAGTGGGGCGTCACCGACCCCGAGGAGGGGCGCGGCGGCGTCACCGCGCCGAAGCCGGCGAAGCCCGCGCGGCAGGTGTTCCTGTTGCAGCGCAAGTCGTCCAAGATCGGCAAGGGGCTCGGCAAGACCACCGGCTGGGTGCACCGCGCCGCGTTGGCGGCCAAGGGCGTCGAGCAGCTGACCGGGGTGAACTACGAGCGGATCGACGAACGGGGCGTGCACATCTCGTTCGGGCCGAAGCGTGAACGGGCACGGGTGCTGGAGGTCGACACGGTCGTGGTGTGCGCGGGACAGGAGTCCGTGCGCGACCTCGTGGACGTGCTGACCGAACGCGGTGTCGTCACGCACGTCATCGGTGGCGCGGACGTCGCCGCCGAGCTGGACGCCAAGCGCGCCATCGACCAGGGCACGCGCCTCGCGGCCACCATCTGA
- the rph gene encoding rifamycin-inactivating phosphotransferase, with amino-acid sequence MGSYVLDFQEIDQTRAAVVGGKGAHLGELARVEGVHVPAGFCVTTDAFQRVMADARSIDDRLDRLSRLRLDDREEIRTLSAEIRRTVDGVAVPCDVVTAVTRAVAGLGDGTACAVRSSSTAEDLPGASFAGQQDTYLNVVGPEAILRHVSLCWASLFTERAVTYRLRNGFDHRKVHMAVVVQLMVFPHASGVLFTADPVTSNRKVASVEAVFGLGEALVSGLVNADAYTVRDDEVVAKAIATKELAVHAAQGGGTREQVIEPTRQEEPALTDAQVVRLVRLGRRIEAHFGHPQDIEWCLVDDGFQVVQSRPITTLFPIPATGDRENHVYVSVGHQQMMTDAMKPLGLSVWQLTTPRPPMAEAGGRLFADVTGMLASPESRAGFLDVVGKSDPLIGDALRTILEREGFIAPSQDDGPGVPIPGVAPATIETDPDVVTELIGHSEASVAVLKRDIRTKSGSELLDFILADIKELKRILFDPRSYEVIIAAMQTTWWLNERLHEWLGEKNAADTLSQSVPHNVTSEMGLALLDVADVIRWHPEVVAFLREVEDEGFLDRMDGLAGGQEVRDTIVAYLDKYGMRCVGEIDITRPRWSERPTALLPMLLSNIRNFEPGAGERRFEQGRQEASEKERDLLERLRALPEGERKADETKRMIERVRTFTGYREYPKYGMVSRYFVYKQALLEEAERLVRADVLREKEDIYFLRFQELQEVVRANQVDDELIRRRKEAFRSYEALTPPRVLTSDGEAVVGTYRRDDLPNGALVGLPVSAGTVEGRARVILDVAEADLEPGDILVTAHTDPSWSPLFVAIAGLVTEVGGLMTHGAVIAREYGLPAVVGVERATHSIEDGQRIRVNGTDGYVDILPATT; translated from the coding sequence ATGGGTAGCTACGTGCTCGATTTCCAGGAGATCGACCAGACGCGGGCTGCGGTCGTCGGCGGCAAGGGCGCGCACCTGGGGGAGCTCGCGCGGGTCGAAGGCGTCCACGTGCCGGCCGGCTTCTGCGTGACGACGGACGCCTTCCAACGAGTCATGGCGGACGCTCGGTCGATCGACGATCGGCTGGATCGTTTGTCGCGTTTGCGCCTGGACGACCGGGAGGAGATCCGCACGCTCAGCGCAGAGATCCGACGCACCGTCGACGGGGTCGCTGTCCCGTGCGACGTGGTGACGGCCGTCACCCGCGCGGTCGCCGGGCTCGGTGACGGCACCGCCTGTGCCGTCCGATCGAGCTCGACGGCGGAGGACTTGCCGGGGGCGTCCTTCGCGGGCCAGCAGGACACGTACCTCAACGTCGTGGGGCCGGAGGCGATCCTCCGGCACGTCAGCCTGTGCTGGGCCTCGCTGTTCACCGAGCGGGCCGTGACCTACCGGCTGAGGAACGGCTTCGACCACCGCAAGGTCCACATGGCGGTGGTGGTGCAGCTGATGGTTTTCCCGCACGCGTCCGGCGTCCTGTTCACGGCAGACCCCGTGACGTCCAACCGCAAGGTCGCCTCCGTGGAGGCGGTTTTCGGCCTCGGTGAGGCCCTGGTGTCCGGTCTGGTGAACGCGGACGCCTACACGGTGCGGGACGACGAGGTCGTCGCCAAGGCGATCGCCACCAAGGAACTCGCCGTGCACGCCGCGCAGGGCGGCGGGACACGGGAACAGGTGATCGAGCCGACGCGCCAGGAGGAGCCGGCGCTGACGGATGCGCAGGTCGTGCGTCTCGTGCGGCTCGGACGACGGATCGAAGCGCACTTCGGTCATCCCCAGGACATCGAGTGGTGCCTGGTCGACGACGGCTTCCAGGTCGTCCAGAGCCGGCCGATCACCACGCTGTTCCCCATTCCGGCGACCGGCGACCGGGAGAACCACGTCTATGTGTCAGTCGGTCACCAGCAGATGATGACCGACGCCATGAAGCCCTTGGGGCTGTCCGTGTGGCAGCTGACGACCCCCAGGCCGCCCATGGCCGAGGCGGGCGGGCGACTGTTCGCCGACGTCACCGGGATGCTGGCCTCGCCCGAGAGCCGCGCCGGCTTCCTGGACGTCGTGGGGAAGTCCGATCCGCTGATCGGGGACGCGCTGCGGACCATCCTCGAACGGGAGGGTTTCATCGCGCCGTCCCAGGACGACGGGCCTGGCGTGCCGATCCCCGGCGTCGCGCCGGCCACGATCGAGACCGATCCGGACGTCGTCACCGAGCTGATCGGGCACAGCGAGGCGTCCGTAGCCGTGTTGAAGCGGGACATCCGGACGAAATCCGGGTCGGAGCTGCTCGACTTCATCCTGGCGGACATCAAGGAGCTGAAGCGGATCCTGTTCGATCCGCGAAGCTATGAGGTGATCATTGCGGCGATGCAGACGACGTGGTGGCTCAACGAGCGACTGCACGAGTGGCTGGGGGAGAAGAACGCGGCCGACACGCTGTCGCAGTCCGTGCCGCACAACGTCACGTCGGAGATGGGGCTGGCGCTCCTCGACGTGGCGGATGTGATCCGCTGGCATCCGGAGGTCGTCGCCTTCCTGCGCGAGGTCGAGGACGAGGGCTTCCTCGACCGGATGGACGGGCTCGCGGGCGGGCAGGAAGTGCGCGACACCATCGTGGCGTACCTCGACAAGTACGGGATGCGCTGCGTCGGCGAGATCGACATCACGAGGCCGCGTTGGAGCGAACGGCCCACCGCGCTCCTCCCCATGCTCCTGTCCAACATCAGGAACTTCGAGCCGGGTGCCGGCGAACGACGTTTCGAGCAGGGGCGGCAGGAGGCGTCGGAGAAGGAACGGGACCTGCTGGAGCGCTTGCGGGCCCTGCCGGAGGGGGAGCGGAAGGCCGACGAGACCAAGCGGATGATCGAACGCGTCCGGACCTTCACCGGGTATCGCGAGTACCCGAAGTACGGCATGGTCAGCCGCTACTTCGTGTACAAGCAGGCCCTGCTGGAGGAGGCCGAGCGCCTGGTGCGGGCCGATGTGTTGCGGGAGAAGGAAGACATCTACTTCTTGAGGTTCCAGGAGCTTCAGGAAGTCGTGCGCGCCAACCAGGTTGACGACGAGCTCATTCGCCGGCGCAAGGAGGCGTTCAGGTCGTACGAAGCGCTCACGCCACCTCGGGTGCTCACGTCGGATGGCGAGGCCGTCGTCGGGACGTACCGACGCGACGACCTGCCGAACGGTGCGCTGGTCGGGCTGCCGGTGTCCGCCGGGACCGTCGAAGGGCGGGCCCGGGTCATCCTGGACGTGGCGGAGGCCGATCTCGAACCCGGGGACATCCTGGTCACGGCTCACACGGACCCCAGTTGGTCGCCCCTGTTCGTCGCGATCGCGGGGTTGGTGACGGAGGTCGGGGGCCTGATGACGCATGGTGCGGTGATCGCGCGGGAGTACGGGCTGCCGGCCGTCGTCGGGGTGGAACGGGCGACGCACTCGATCGAGGACGGGCAGCGGATCCGGGTGAACGGGACCGACGGGTACGTCGACATCCTTCCCGCGACGACGTGA
- a CDS encoding PadR family transcriptional regulator: MALEHAILVSLDERSGSGYELAQRFEKSIGFFWPATHQQIYRTLKRMVDLAWVSCHEVAQDGRPDKKVYEVTEAGRDELARWLASPGEPETVRSDLAVKVRGASLGDAKAVIAELARHRDLHAERLDVYLAFEKKDFPDPSTLSGRRLHQYLILRGGIRAEQGLVEWCDEALAAMREDDRR, translated from the coding sequence ATGGCGTTGGAGCACGCGATCCTGGTGTCGCTGGACGAGCGCTCGGGCTCGGGCTACGAACTGGCCCAACGGTTCGAGAAGTCCATCGGCTTCTTCTGGCCCGCCACCCACCAGCAGATCTACCGCACGCTGAAACGCATGGTCGACCTCGCCTGGGTGTCCTGCCACGAGGTCGCCCAGGACGGTCGCCCGGACAAGAAGGTCTACGAGGTCACCGAGGCGGGCCGGGATGAACTCGCCCGCTGGCTCGCCTCCCCCGGCGAACCCGAGACCGTCCGGAGCGACCTCGCCGTGAAAGTGCGCGGAGCGTCGTTGGGGGACGCGAAAGCCGTGATCGCCGAGCTGGCCCGCCACCGGGACCTGCACGCCGAACGACTCGACGTCTACCTCGCGTTCGAGAAGAAGGACTTCCCCGACCCGTCGACCCTCTCCGGCCGCCGCCTGCACCAGTACCTGATCCTGCGCGGCGGCATCCGGGCTGAGCAGGGGCTGGTCGAGTGGTGCGACGAGGCACTTGCCGCGATGCGAGAGGACGACCGGCGATGA
- a CDS encoding fructosamine kinase family protein has translation MGDDVVPLTGGVVNTVWLAQDAELVLKMNEDAPPTLFEIEAEGLAVLRRHGLTTPRVHEVGADWLLLEALTPQPPASDAFWESAGRAIAALHEVRGPRFGWDHDGWLGVLPQRNTWHDDGHVFFAEQRLLRYLDDPEVDAVLTADDRDALERLCARLPDIVPAAPPTLTHGDLWHNNVVATAAGEPAFIDPAVSWMWPEVDLSMMYLGDNSPPRFFAAYHELRPPEPGWQDRMSILNLREVLSTVAHRADDWGAVDYFREVVRPFRRTPLPGPIG, from the coding sequence TTGGGGGACGACGTCGTCCCGCTGACCGGCGGCGTGGTCAACACCGTGTGGCTGGCCCAAGACGCCGAACTAGTGCTCAAGATGAACGAGGACGCGCCGCCCACCCTGTTCGAGATCGAGGCGGAAGGATTGGCGGTGCTCCGCCGCCACGGTCTGACCACACCGCGGGTGCACGAGGTCGGGGCCGACTGGCTGCTGCTGGAGGCGCTGACACCACAACCGCCTGCGTCCGACGCGTTCTGGGAGTCCGCCGGGCGGGCGATCGCCGCGTTGCACGAGGTGCGCGGCCCGAGGTTCGGCTGGGACCACGACGGGTGGCTCGGCGTGCTGCCCCAGCGCAACACGTGGCACGACGACGGGCACGTGTTCTTCGCCGAACAACGACTGCTGCGGTACCTGGACGACCCCGAGGTCGACGCCGTGCTGACCGCCGACGACCGGGACGCGTTGGAACGGCTCTGCGCGCGATTGCCGGACATCGTGCCCGCCGCACCGCCCACGTTGACCCACGGCGACTTGTGGCACAACAACGTGGTCGCCACCGCGGCCGGCGAACCTGCGTTCATCGACCCGGCGGTGTCGTGGATGTGGCCGGAGGTCGACCTGAGCATGATGTACCTGGGCGACAACTCGCCGCCCCGGTTCTTCGCCGCCTACCACGAGCTCCGGCCGCCGGAACCCGGCTGGCAGGACCGGATGAGCATCCTCAACCTGCGGGAAGTGCTCAGCACCGTGGCGCACCGAGCCGACGACTGGGGCGCGGTGGACTACTTCCGCGAAGTGGTGCGCCCATTCCGTCGGACGCCGCTGCCCGGCCCGATCGGGTGA